Genomic window (Lycium barbarum isolate Lr01 chromosome 2, ASM1917538v2, whole genome shotgun sequence):
TTGTCCATCACTCGAAGAAATGGTGGTTCATGGATCGGATACGTTGGTAAATCTTGAAGTCGTTGGTCCTTCCCTCGAGTTGAAACACTTGGGGATATGGTACTGTCGAAGTGTAGAATCAATTTAAAATCTGTGATACAAACCTTGTAACACTTGGGACTACATCAGATTGGAAATGGAATCATATCTAAAAGTCTTCTATGTAGATTTTGTTACTTGACCAGATTGgaaatggaatcataaatgttcaTAGAAGATTTCATTAATTTGCTCTTGTTGATCAAATTCATAGAAGATATATGGTTAAATGTTTAGGAGGTTTATATTTTAAGTTGAGAACGTTAGGTGCACCAAAGGGTGCTATTTGAGGAATGGATAATTCATACTTTTGTGCTAGGttacttctttaaacaagttatTGATGAATTTATGCTGAGAGTTATGAGTTTGACATGAGCACCAAGTTACTACCTGATAAGTCACTTAAGTTTTAATTCATGACCTGATTTCTGGACTTGTTTTAGATGTTTTTGCTTTTTCTCAAGTGATAATGGGCAATATATATGGATGATAGACAACAAGTCATATTTTGTGGTACTGGGAGTTGTTCATTCAGTCCGACAAGGTTAATAGATTTAAGGTTCATTTATATTATTGTTCTTCCTACTTCCTATTGATGAATGTCCTGTGTGAGTGTCCTTTTTCCATGTTATCTTGACCAATAACCACTAAAAATCAACAACCAAAAACCTCGGTGCTCTTGCTAGCCCCTGGGGATTTCTCTGTTATATAtaaaaaacttttttttcttcatattttgtaTTTGGTTCATGGTTCATGCATTATGTATAAAAAAATCACCTCTTTCCTTTGGTGAAACGAGGGGTAATAAGTGGTAAATTTGCTAGTGAACACAACAAAAGTAAAATGGGGAAAGCTAAGCAGAGGCCAGATCTTTACTGCCATTCTGGATTGATTCGGCACAAATTGACCTGGATACTGGTGATGCTGCTAGTTTAGCTGTACGTTTCCATGGACTGGTTTTATCTTGATGTTCAACTTAGTGATTCTTCTCCTCGTTTCCAGTGTATGCTACTTTGTTGTCATTTGAGTTTGTGATAACTGTGGCTTCGATTTTCTTATTGGCAGTTGATGTGGAGCAACCCCTTGAGGTCAAAAAGAGAGTGTAGGAAGGTCGTAAGCTGTCCTGTCCATCACCTCAAAGTGCTCAGGTTGCGCGGATATTATGGCCGCACTAGTGAACTCGAACTCGTTAGGTATTTCTTGGAAAATGCCAATGTGCTTATGAAAATCATTGTTGATCCTCATGATCGACATAATTTTCGTGTCCTGTTGGAACGAAAAGATAAAAAGGAGGAGCAAATCGCAAGAAATTTCGCTAAGCTCCAGCTTGAAAGTGAGGTACCTCCGCATATTGAGTTGGTGATACTGTGAAAGTAAGTTATTTACGGAAATAATATATGTTAGTTTTCAGTTCTTTGGACCTGTCCGCTTAAAATAACGAGTGTATTTCTTGTGGAGCTTTATGTATGATCTAATTTATATATCGACATTTACTTATTTCTTGTTTATTTACCCTTCAATTCCTTGATAGTAATATTTACTTCaacgctcaaaatttagaagttaCTTTTATAATTAGTCTTTTTGTCTTTATACATCATGTTCTCCTATTTTTGAGTAAGCACTGTGGATGTGCGCATCCTGAGCACCATTTGGACAGTTGAAAATTAATTGCTGGTTGAATGGCTTCCAACATTCTTTCAATATGACTTACCTGACCGAAGCCTTCTCTTAGAATATTAGCATTAAAAATGATCATAGGCAGCCTGTAACTCTTTATTATTTTTGCCTTTGGATCTCATCTAGATTTATCCAGGACCTGTAAAGTTATCTGAAAGCTCGATCTTCCTGCTGTTTTATCTTGAAATTAGTAGCTTCCCAAAACGTTTAAATTTCTGTAGGATTGTTTCGACACCAAAGAAAATTGTGTTTCATTGTTCAGTACAAGTACTTCTAATGCACTCAAAAGTAGAATGCTTTGGGAGTTCATTGGAACTGATCCTCAAGTTTTTGAACAGCTGCAAATTTTTGTTGTTTAAGTTTGAACAAATTTGTAATGGAATTACAAAATGTTCATAGCAGTTTTCTTTGCCTTCCATGATCAAACTAACAAAACGTTTATATTTTTTAGATATGAATGTTTGGAGGTCTGCCTCTGCTATTTGAGGAATGTTTAATTTATTACTTTAGTGCTCTTTAAGCAAGTTACTTATAAATTTATGCTGATAGTTAACCAACAAGGTCGTTCTAGTATAGTGGTAAGTATTCCCCCCGTCACGCGGGTGACAATGTTCGATCCTGGCAACAACATTACATCTTTTTCGTTATTTCGTCTCCGTAATGCTTTGATATGGTTCTTCTTAAATTTATTGGCTTGTTTTAGCAGTTTCTCTTTCTCTAAATGGACAACCACAGCAATGATTGGAAAATGTTGAAATTTTCAACTTTGAGATGTTAGATTATGTGGTACTGGAAATGTTTCATCCACTCAAACAGGGTTAATGAGGTAAGTCCCATTTATAATATTGTTCCTACTTCTTATTGATATTTTAAGTGTTTTTTATATCATCTTGATCAATAACCACAACAAACTGAGGATAGAAAAAATAGGCGTGCATACATAGTATAAAGAATAAGATTCCCGTGAGAGGGTGAATGTAATTTAATCAAACGAAGTGAGAGGGCGACTGAAAAGAAGGCCCGACCTTTATCTTGGTGGttattaaaaaaaactacaaaagtATGATCTATTGTTGGAAATACTGTGAAACTAATTAGGTACGGAAATAATATTCATTAGTAGGTTTTACTAGTTAATTTGATCCCGTCCGTTTAATTTTAGGGAAAACAACACCAAATACCcttaaaatataatatatttgcCAACCCCATGCCCCTCTTAAAGTAGTTTCGCTATTACCACAGCTAGTCGAATAATAACCTGACATACCCCCTCGCCCAAATCCTTTCCTCTGTGATATTttcgcagtatatttatatatcatgatggtatcatgaatgACTAAGAGAAGGGCTGAAACAgttctccatgataccatctcagtatatttatataccacgatggtaccatggtcctgaggagtgtctcattgaaggactgagaCAGTTCTTCATGATACATTCCAtcacgatatatgtatataagacgatgAGTATTTctgaataaatgaacatgatcatccATAATATCATCTCAGTATACTATACCATGTTAGTATCATAATTTTGGGGGCATTcggataaatatttttaatttttttggggggTACGAAAGTAATTGAGGTATGAACGGGTAATTATTTTGGTTTGAGAGGGCACGCACGTTCTTTGCCCTAAATTTTATGCTAAGAGGGGAAACGTGATTTAATATGATGATGACTGTATTTCCAATGTTGCTTTAGCCTTTATGTGTATGATCTATCTAATTCTCATATTACCAAAATTTCTCTAGTCTAGTACTACCAGATAGTACACAGCACAATTTAAATGTAACATATTGACAGAAAAACTGTTTACTGCAATGGTTTATTTGCTAAAGTCCAAGTATATCTAATTATCTAAATCAATTGGATTCCTAACAAAATCCCTAGAAATGTTGATTgagcctctttttatattttatCTGGTGACTTAGTTGCAACAAATATTAGTTTAAAGGAATAAAAGGAAAATGATGGTCTCATAATCATCTAATCTTAATTCGAGTGGCATAAGTCGGCTAATAGAAAACTAACTTGAAAATACCTCTCTAATTACAGTTAAGTTCTTGATATTTTATTACGGAATAATTGTTAATGTTACCATATTACTAGTACCAAGTTTTACACATGTTTCACTATTTTAATTCATGTCCTTTGATCGTTCCAGTTCAACGCTTTCTTTTGTTTCAGGAATTTTACATTAAATATGGTTTGATCCGCATCCAACCCGTTTTTACCATATATTAATGGGTGAGTTGCGCTATGAACCATTTTTCTATTTAATGCATTTTCAACCCACCTCTTTACTACCACTGATCATAATGTTATTCTAGATAAGTTAGTTTCTGAATCATTTAAAGAATCAAGCATTTTTATAAGTATGACCTTGTAGGTCCTCGTTTCATATGTTTCATCTCCTAGCACCTCATGACAATTATTATGTGCAATTCACAAGCTCAAGTTTGATCTCGGCATACGAGTtattccctccatttcaatttgtttgtcttagttacTGTTTAGACAGTCAAATGATACTTTCTTTGAACCATAATTCTTTCAAATGCTTTCTGAATATTTTGAGTTGTTACTTATTGTggcttataatactttttatgtagATTCTAAGTAGTTAAATGATATAGGTGTCAAAAGcaaaggcggatccaggatttgaagtttgtgGGTTCCCAGCTAGCAGTGTCTGTTGTTACTGGGTTCTCCGCtcaaatttcttatatatttgaAGGGGTTCACATTATAAATACAAGGTTCGGATAAAAGTTGTGGGTTCCCGCGAACTTACACCCAATGGTGTGGATCCGCCCCTGGTCAAAAGTGCGTATACAGTCTAGGTTCATGTAATCATCCAACTTATTTTGAGGTTTGACAGAGATTAAACGAGTGATGCTTAACGATTGATTGCAATGAATTAAGTCCAAATAGGCTCGCCAGATTTTTGGGTTGAAATAGTTACACTAGTGTAATATGACAATTTTGTTGTCAACCCACCCTTTGAATGTCTTAAGCTAAAGTACTCGATAAAAGTACTACTAATTCCCTAgctaaaaaattaaaagaaaagaatgaaataaatggatAGAGTCTATTTTTTCTAATCAATCGCAACAAGGAATTGTTCGAGTAGTGGTTTTGAGTTGAATGATTGGGAAACCCACTTATATTCCCATCAATGTAATTATTTGATGAAGTAGTGATTAGCAATTCTTGATTCTAACTGTGTAACCTCCTGAATATTGAGATTTGAGAAAGGCCTTTGTAAAGCCTAATGTATTGTTGAAGTCGTTCCCAATCCAATATGGGAACTTGAGAAAGGCTCAAACTTTTCTTGTTCCAAAAGCAAACAGCCCTTCCTCTATCCCTACTTATCATATTAACTATGTAAAACCTTACCCCATTCGATATTTTTATCAAATCATACTAATTTATATAAATTAAAGTGAGAATATGATAATTTACTATGGTTTAGTGAAAAAGTGTATGTGACATGCATTTATTGGGTTGATGTAATTTTGTGAACACTGGGcaaattttggtcaaaaactAAACTTAATTACCTGCACCAGGCGTTTATACAAAACCACACTAATTTTCCATGGTTAAGATATAAATTAAGGTGAGGTTTGTATTGACTAAATATGATTTAATAATTAAAATGTATGTTAAGACATGGCCATATACTTATTATGAGTTGGTATAAGCACCGAAAGCTGTCCTAATACGATGGTCTaataataaattaaaaagaaattgttGACCTAGTCTGTCGTCCAATTAGAATAACAAATCAGCATTTCTGACCGCTATGATTGATAAGAAAAGGCTTTTTCttattctttcaaaaataaatttatcATATTAGAATAATTAAACTATGTCTGAATTGTTCAAAAAATACGAACGACTCAAAGGTCAAATTTCAAGCACACTACTGTCTATCCATGGTCATCAAGTAAGACATATCAAGACATTGTAACACCAATCAAGCAAATGAAAAATGTGGAAAAGTGCAACATATCGTTTCTTTGTTCCTAAGGTTTTAATATTCAAAATAAAACGAATTAATTGAAGGGAAAGGACGTCAAATAGAGGGAGAACTTGGAAATGTAATTCCAAAAATCCAACATCCTAGCTAGAGGGGAATCTTTTCAAGCATTCCTTCCAACTTTGGAAAGTATAAATGTAGTGCTTTAACTTTAAATGAACCCCCAAATTGCGCTTCTTTCTTAAATTAATTACTTAATTAAAAGCTTAAAGAGCATAAATAAATGAATTAATAACAAATAAAAGGGGCATACCAGCTTTCTTTGTGCTTGAAATTTCACAAAAAGacaatataaaataataaaagtaatTTCTGAATGCTGgagaaagaaaaaagatagtCTATTGTCCATTCTATATGATCTTACTTATGATTAGTCAATATGTTACTGGACGGATAAAATTCCTCCACCATTAATTAAAGGTTTCGGGTTCGATTCTGGATATAGAAAAAATTCTAATAGTGAGCATTTTCTAATTTAGTGGACCTTATGCACGCGAGTCTGGATTAGTCGAATCTAATGCGGATATTGTACGCTgaatgaaaaagaaaagtctaagATATGTTCAAACCAtccggaaaagaaaaaaaaggagcgTCCTATACAAAATCTTCCTTGTGTATTACTCTGATTTCTTATAATGAGATGATCTGAACCTATATATATAAACAAGCAAACTATAAACACAAAAATTAATTGCTGGTGACTGACACTAAGTTGGATCCATTGCATAGCTTTCTTTGCTTTTGATCCTCATCCCTCTCCCTTTCTAATTGAATCTTTGCATCTAATAATGCCCTCTTAACTTCCTCATCCCCTTGTTTTTCTTGTAACAACATTTCAAATTCTTGAATTGCAGCCTCCCATCTTTCGAACTGCGTGCCAAAAATCAAAAGGGCAGAAAAAGTTGgaataattacatttttggaccgctAATAACCAGAAAAAGTATAGAATTGTATATTAAGTAGtactataatatacatataataacaccttgtatacatagatatacatataatatacataatcagtgtataggtTTTGGATATTTTGACTAGCGCCCGTAATTAATTTCGGCCAACGGACCAAAAACGAAAAAATCCCAAAAAGAGTTCATCTGACCAATGTATGATCTATGTAATACTACTAGAAATTAAATTATAATCTTTATAATTGACACCTTCTTCGATTAGTATTTAGTTTGTATAAAAATTTACCTTCATGTAGCAATTAGCTCTTCGGAGTCTAGCCTTTGTATACGAAGGACGTAACACAATAGCTGTACTGCAATCCTCCACTGCTTTTTCAAATTGTCCCAACTTAAATCTACAAGTTGCTCTGTTAAATAACAGAACAGAATTGTATGGATCCTGTTCTAGTCCTTCAGTGTACATAGAACAAGCCTCTATGTATTTTGATTCCTTAAAAAGCTTGTTACCCTTTATCCGAGCTGATGCCAGCCCTTTAATTCTTCTAAAAATTGTGATTATCTCATTGCTAAGATCGAGTTTTGCAGCCTCTTGAGCTGCAGTGATTCCATCGTCGAACCTGCCTACTAACGCGTAAACTTGTGCTCGAATTATTATCAAATAAGCTGTTTTAGTTGATCCGAAAAGGCGAGTGTAAAGCTCAGTTTTGAAATTAGGTCCCTTCTGAATGGTGGTGTATGCCTCCTCATGTCTATATAACTTCATCAATGCTTCAGCTCTCATTGCAAAGATCTTTAGGGGGAAAATGGGAAAAATAACAAAGTGTAAGTACCTTTAAATATGTAATGTGACTAATTTTCTAATTAAACTTGATGAATAAGTTATGGACTAAATTGTTTCAACCTGTGGAGCTGAATCTGCACCAGAAAACAATGCATTGTGGCTCTCATTAAGTAATATGCTGTAATCCTTTAGCCTATGAGCTTCTATGCAATTGCATATGATTCTTTTAAGATCTTGAGCCTCTGCAATGTCCCTTTTGTAAACCTTTGGTCCAGATTTTTCGTAATGATCTATTGCTTTCTCTGCTTCTCCCAATCTGTTGCATGAATATTTGTAACGAACGCCATCTAATTAATAAAAATATGTTCTGTTTGATCACATTTTAGTACCTGAGATATAGTCTTGCAAGACGATATTGAGCGTTGTGATAAAAAGGGTCTAGCCGAATGGCCTCTCTGCATTCGATCATTGCTTCAATCAGACGGTTCAAATTCATCAAAGCTGCACTTTTGTTGCTATAATAACAAGCATTTTTCGGATTGATGGCGATTGCTTGATTATATAAAGCCATTGCTTCTTCAAATCTCCCCTGCCTGTATTGTTCATTTCCCATGGACTTGAGTACATCAGGATCCAATTGGTTTAACATATAGCTCCTTAGATTAGGTTGCCTTACTATGTTCCCCATCAATACTCTGCCTTTCTGCAGGGTAGACTTTTGGTCACTTGAGCGATTTTGGATCCTTTGGCCTAATAACATAATGTTGCCCGTGCTGGAAGCACGGTTTATCGTTCCATTCATGTTGGATTTTTGGTGATTAATGACAGTCGGGCTCAAGTCACTCGAGGTGAATGCTCGTACCCTCCTAAGATTTTGAGTGTTGGGCGCCAAGTTGACAACTTGTGACATTTTGTTCGTGCTAGAAAAATTGGATGATTGCTTCTTCGAGCTGCTTCTCGTACCATCAGATGTTGATCTTCTAACGTGTTTTCGATCATGTGAAATCGAATTCCTCAGAGTGATTGAGGGTGGCTTGGCTAATTTCTTGGTGCTGGATTTGTTGGAAATTTGCGACACTGATTTAATTTGCTTACAATTTCCGCGTTGAAAAAATGCTGCCATTAGACCACACCCTAATTGAATTTCCACTGATTTGTCTGTAATTCCCCCCATATCTCCTCTTCAATAAAATCTTCTAAGTGGTTAATCACTAGAGGAAATGGAAGAATTTATATCCAAAGTGAAGTATTCATGAATCAAAGTGGAGAGGTCAACTAGAAGAAAAAATGGATCAAATATTAAACACAATGAAATAGACACATGGTCCAAGAACGGGGAAAGATGAAAATGAAGCTTGAATATGAAGGGTTCAATGTGATAGGCCCTGATTTAGATAGGAGAAATATTTGAATACTTATATATACACTACTCAAAGGTCCTAGAGTCGAAGCCAAGAAAccaactttattttctttttgaagCTTAGAAGGGTTAGGCCTATCAAACAAAATTCCAAAAGGGAACAAGACTGTTTGGTAGGATATATCATTCTAATTTCCAATAAAGTACCATTGGATATCTTATCAAGAAAGTGTTATTTGGAACGATTTCTTTAAGTTTTCTCCTGTTGTGCCAAACAAGTAGGACCCTGGAACCAAATCTAATCATAACAAAGTTGAATATCACACGTGCAaacattcatatttcattcaccGAACCTTGTGAAAACTCTTGGGCTTACTGGAACTAATGCTTACACGCAAAATAAAATATCATTGACATAGCTGTAACGCTCAAGTTGAGATTAAGGGTGTGTTTCGAATAGAGGAAAACTCttttaaattttctcatgtttgctTATTCAAATAGTTTTGAAAaacatctttaaaaaaaaaaagttccttACAAATTAAGAAAATTCCTTAGAAATATGAAAACAAGTTTCATAAAAGGCAATCAAAGCTAAAAGTGTCATCCCTGAAAAGGCAATTCATGCTAAATTGTCACCCCTCCCTCCCccacccacaaaaaaaaaaaaaaaaaaaaaaaaaaaaacctaccccattcctataacTCCACTCACTCATAGTATTTGCCTAGATAATGGGTAAATGCTCTTATGGCAATATTTTTCATTTACTTAGCAAACaccagaaaataagtaagaaaatcatttattttcaagaaaatattgtCTAAGAGAAAACGTTTCCCTTCATTCCAAACACAGCCTGAGTCTGCTAATATAAAACTGAAAAGAAACAAACACATACAACTAGCGGGAGTTCAACTGTTACGCAACATCCCTATGCTACAAAAaagaatctatatataatataaagctaggaatagaaaaagtgatgtggcacctctctatgacctagaatgctatttatcttttttttttttctctttttggattttttcttcattttaaaACTAAATCAAATGTGCTATATATTAAAGCATCCAAATGTCACTCTATTAATTTCATTTAATGTAGGGAGGTTACATACTTACATAATGACATTTTTTAACTTTTCCTTCTTATTTCTTCCGGCTGCTTTTTTAAAAAGTCCAAGAGACGTAAATCTCTTAAATATTAGTAGTAATCAATTTTACCCTATTAATTTAATCACTAATTAAAGGTTATAATTTTAGATCAATTACAATCCTTTCACCTCTCCTATCCTCTTCCTTTCCCATAAATTCACATAGTTTTCATATCCATATTTTCCGTGAGGACCTGTGATCCTATCCAATTGGTTTCAGATTTCTGGTGCTGCCTGGGGCTTCCCAGAATCTGCTAATAGAATATTGTTGCAGTTCTTTGGATTACTGTTATTGTTTAGGTGC
Coding sequences:
- the LOC132627492 gene encoding inactive TPR repeat-containing thioredoxin TTL3-like → MGGITDKSVEIQLGCGLMAAFFQRGNCKQIKSVSQISNKSSTKKLAKPPSITLRNSISHDRKHVRRSTSDGTRSSSKKQSSNFSSTNKMSQVVNLAPNTQNLRRVRAFTSSDLSPTVINHQKSNMNGTINRASSTGNIMLLGQRIQNRSSDQKSTLQKGRVLMGNIVRQPNLRSYMLNQLDPDVLKSMGNEQYRQGRFEEAMALYNQAIAINPKNACYYSNKSAALMNLNRLIEAMIECREAIRLDPFYHNAQYRLARLYLRLGEAEKAIDHYEKSGPKVYKRDIAEAQDLKRIICNCIEAHRLKDYSILLNESHNALFSGADSAPQIFAMRAEALMKLYRHEEAYTTIQKGPNFKTELYTRLFGSTKTAYLIIIRAQVYALVGRFDDGITAAQEAAKLDLSNEIITIFRRIKGLASARIKGNKLFKESKYIEACSMYTEGLEQDPYNSVLLFNRATCRFKLGQFEKAVEDCSTAIVLRPSYTKARLRRANCYMKFERWEAAIQEFEMLLQEKQGDEEVKRALLDAKIQLERERDEDQKQRKLCNGSNLVSVTSN